One stretch of Oncorhynchus gorbuscha isolate QuinsamMale2020 ecotype Even-year linkage group LG21, OgorEven_v1.0, whole genome shotgun sequence DNA includes these proteins:
- the b4gat1 gene encoding beta-1,4-glucuronyltransferase 1 — protein sequence MHLSKKCSAFKVVLGALVLVALLQMIYLSFLSKLHGKQQRYRYSELFGSSGKKNANPEKNSRKERLRYSLSTGGIFDPSGQYRVYKNLIKSDFSTNQKPGADASSHFLALATHTSINNLHHLNSLVERWQNPLSVAIFAHGQDVKFATALVYALTIFCPQIQALVDFHLVCHSGQMASFPEQDREHFTGLEDCAAVFARLETHRDKYQNYAIGGNGNVSYPNNLLRNVARGGTEANYILVIDIDMAPSADLHQQFLALVMRREPATDEVFVLPAFEIRHVRKMPATKSELVQLYQVGEVRPFYEELCPRCQAPTNYSQWVNRHSQGLGPLDVAYTLSWVDPWEPFYIGHRTVPLYDENFRQYGFNRISQACELHVAGYRFSVLNSAFVVHKGFKVQGEFHSRKDEENRRNRLLFRSFKEGLKTKYPSSPRRC from the exons ATGCATTTATCTAAGAAATGTTCCGCGTTCAAAGTGGTGCTCGGCGCTCTGGTGCTCGTGGCACTCTTACAAATGATCTACCTCTCCTTCCTATCGAAACTGCACGGTAAGCAGCAGCGCTACCGATACTCAGAGCTCTTCGGGAGCTCTGGCAAGAAAAATGCCAACCCGGAGAAAAACTCACGGAAAGAGCGTCTCAGGTACTCTCTGTCCACAGGGGGTATCTTTGATCCCAGCGGACAATACCGCGTGTACAAGAACTTGATAAAAAGCGATTTCTCTACCAATCAGAAACCAGGAGCGGATGCCAGCTCTCACTTCTTGGCCTTAGCAACGCACACATCCATCAACAACTTGCACCACCTGAATTCTTTAGTGGAAAGGTGGCAAAACCCTCTCTCTGTGGCCATATTCGCTCATGGCCAAGATGTCAAATTTGCCACAGCCCTGGTCTATGCCCTCACCATCTTCTGCCCTCAGATCCAGGCCTTGGTGGACTTTCACTTGGTGTGCCACTCTGGACAGATGGCCAGTTTCCCAGAGCAGGACCGGGAGCATTTCACCGGGCTTGAGGACTGTGCCGCTGTGTTTGCCAGGCTCGAGACGCACCGAGACAAATACCAGAACTACGCCATTGGTGGAAATGGAAACGTCTCCTACCCGAATAATCTCCTTCGGAACGTTGCCCGTGGCGGCACGGAAGCCAACTATATCCTGGTCATCGACATCGATATGGCGCCCAGTGCTGACCTCCACCAGCAGTTTCTGGCACTGGTTATGAGACGTGAACCCGCCACGGACGAGGTCTTCGTGCTGCCCGCCTTCGAGATCCGCCACGTACGCAAGATGCCTGCCACCAAGTCGGAGCTGGTGCAGCTGTATCAGGTGGGCGAGGTGAGGCCCTTCTACGAGGAGCTATGCCCGCGGTGCCAGGCCCCCACAAACTACTCTCAGTGGGTGAACAGACACAGTCAGGGTTTGGGCCCCCTGGATGTGGCCTATACATTATCCTGGGTGGACCCCTGGGAGCCCTTCTACATCGGGCACCGCACCGTGCCCTTGTATGACGAGAACTTCAGGCAGTACGGCTTCAACCGCATCAGCCAG gCCTGTGAGCTCCATGTGGCAGGCTACAGGTTCTCCGTGCTGAACTCTGCCTTCGTGGTGCACAAAGGGTTCAAAGTTCAGGGCGAGTTCCACAGCAGGAAAGACGAGGAGAACCGAAGGAACCGCCTGCTCTTCCGCAGCTTCAAGGAGGGCCTGAAGACCAAGTACCCCTCCTCCCCTCGACGCTGCTGA